Proteins encoded by one window of Blautia faecicola:
- a CDS encoding DUF5696 domain-containing protein — translation MMKIEKGNTKVCLCQETLAVTVEKGQTRWEWTEGFQPELICKEGSFHFLDAKNITHEAYTMGVGTGIRSCFEGFEKDGVTYPYAFETLIWIEDTTEQVYFEWVPLKEEGLQVEKVLWPGQMAFEEKKDSWYTLLTHQQGILIPNDWETPLSAIPFAGFFETAGGYMPWFGQVKDRQGYIAICTTPWNAGYYAEHPAGGPYTHVGVYFEPSLGKMDYRRVMRYTFLDDCDYNDLCKEYRSYVNEQGRLRTLEEKAARNPSVNDLIGCAFAHKGIKTQVQHNSDFFDPANPEKNNHLTPFAQRTKEIRELHEQGVEKLYLHLDGWAQPGYDNQHPDYLPACKEAGGWEDMKELADTMHECGYMFGIHDQYRDFYKAAPSFDENYACRLPDGSIPEHQRWAGGPQSYLCATQAPYYVKRNFTEIKKHGIRLDGAYLDVFTCNEGDECDNPEHRMTRRECYEFRGRCFEYLLSQGILPSSEEVSDWAVPSLVFCHYAPYDFMMKKPGTPKEGVPVPLYNLVYHDCVIQPWMMDKVSDEEDYMLYALLNGGAPYLIRDAAYPNIDGAFDDNVALSRKEEIERSKAVAELHKQVAKCEMLHHEMVNGDYMVQETTFSDGTGVLVDFRKQTYQIFHK, via the coding sequence AGCTTTCATTTTCTGGATGCAAAAAACATCACCCATGAAGCCTATACGATGGGCGTGGGAACCGGAATTCGGAGCTGCTTCGAAGGATTTGAAAAAGACGGCGTGACTTACCCGTATGCTTTTGAGACACTGATCTGGATCGAAGATACGACCGAACAGGTATACTTTGAATGGGTTCCGTTAAAAGAGGAAGGACTTCAGGTAGAAAAAGTACTCTGGCCGGGTCAGATGGCTTTCGAAGAAAAGAAAGACAGCTGGTATACACTGCTGACACATCAGCAGGGCATCCTGATCCCGAATGACTGGGAGACACCGTTATCCGCGATTCCATTTGCCGGATTTTTCGAGACTGCCGGCGGATACATGCCATGGTTCGGACAGGTGAAAGACAGACAGGGGTACATCGCAATCTGCACCACACCGTGGAACGCAGGATACTATGCCGAGCATCCGGCAGGCGGTCCGTACACTCATGTCGGTGTATACTTTGAACCGAGTCTTGGAAAGATGGATTATCGCAGAGTGATGCGATATACCTTCTTAGATGACTGTGATTACAATGATCTGTGTAAAGAATACCGGTCTTATGTAAATGAGCAGGGAAGATTAAGAACCCTGGAAGAAAAGGCGGCAAGAAACCCTTCCGTCAACGATCTGATAGGATGTGCTTTCGCTCACAAGGGAATCAAAACCCAGGTGCAGCACAATTCCGATTTCTTCGATCCGGCAAATCCGGAAAAGAACAATCATCTGACACCTTTTGCACAGCGTACAAAAGAGATCAGAGAACTCCATGAGCAGGGAGTGGAAAAACTGTACCTTCATCTGGATGGATGGGCACAGCCGGGATACGACAATCAGCACCCGGATTACCTGCCGGCATGTAAAGAGGCCGGTGGCTGGGAAGATATGAAAGAACTGGCAGACACCATGCACGAATGTGGTTACATGTTCGGAATCCATGATCAGTACAGAGATTTCTATAAAGCTGCTCCAAGTTTTGATGAAAATTATGCCTGCAGATTACCGGATGGAAGCATTCCGGAGCACCAGAGATGGGCGGGGGGTCCACAGTCGTATCTGTGTGCAACACAGGCACCGTATTATGTGAAGCGCAATTTTACCGAGATCAAAAAACACGGAATCCGGTTGGATGGTGCTTATCTGGATGTATTCACCTGTAACGAAGGAGATGAATGTGACAATCCGGAACATCGCATGACACGTAGAGAATGTTATGAATTCAGAGGAAGATGCTTTGAGTATCTGCTCTCCCAGGGTATCCTGCCAAGTTCCGAAGAGGTAAGCGACTGGGCAGTCCCGAGTCTGGTTTTCTGTCATTACGCACCGTATGATTTTATGATGAAGAAACCGGGAACACCGAAAGAAGGAGTTCCGGTACCGTTATACAATCTGGTATATCATGACTGTGTGATTCAGCCATGGATGATGGATAAAGTAAGCGACGAGGAAGATTACATGCTGTACGCCCTGTTAAACGGCGGTGCACCGTATCTGATCCGTGATGCGGCTTATCCGAATATCGACGGAGCTTTTGACGATAACGTAGCATTGAGTCGAAAAGAAGAAATCGAACGCAGCAAGGCAGTGGCAGAATTACATAAACAGGTGGCAAAATGCGAGATGCTGCATCATGAGATGGTAAATGGAGATTATATGGTACAGGAGACAACGTTCTCCGACGGAACCGGTGTACTGGTGGATTTCAGAAAACAAACGTACCAGATCTTCCATAAATAA